The nucleotide window TTCCAACGCCGGTAAAGAAATGAGTCACCTTTCCTTCTGTTTGTTTCCAGATTTCAGGGCCTGTTCCCTTGTAGTGACCCATAAAGTTTGCCTCATTTGCATATTGGTTTGGAGAATAATACTTGTCAGGACGCGATGATGCGATGGATGTGGCAAGCGCAATGCTCTGATCAGTTCCAGCACCTACCTTTGGGCAGAGATCATCACTTGTTTCGTATAGCTTGGCGCCAAGTTTTGCAATGATTTTCTTTGTTTCCTCGGATGCTTTTTCTGGAATTACAATTTCCACCTCATAGCCCAATAGACTAGCAATGCCAGTCAGTGCAATTCCCGTATTGCCAGACGTTGGCTCGATTATTATGGTGTGGTTTCGCTTTAGCTTGCCTTTTTCCTCGGCATCTTTTATCATCCAGTATGCTGCCCTGTCCTTGACTGAGCCAAATGGGTTGTGGCCCTCTAGTTTTGCAAAATACTGAACTTTACTATTTGATAATGATTCTAGTTTTACTAGTGGAGTATTGCCAATTCGGTCTAGTGTGTCTGCATCAAGTACAACTTTGGCCAGAGATTATTTCACCTTTTTTATGGAAAACTCGAGTTCAGCGTCTTTTTTTTGTAATGATAATAGTTCGTGTCCGTTTCGCTTGACCCAACGTGAGATGTCTTCTTCTGCGTTTGGATCATCAGCTAGAACAGTAAGTGTTTCCCCTACTTGCATTCGCTCGACTTCGATTTTTGTTCTAAATACCGGCTCTGGGCAGAACAATCCGCGAGCATCTAGCTTTTTTGTTGTAGCGCTCATTAGTATTTCTCAAAGGTCGATTTGTCATATTAAAATCTATTTAGGAATTTTACAAGATTTAGTTTTAGCTAAGCTCAAAAAATCACATCAAAACTGGGATCATTATGCAAAAAATCCGTCGTATTTTCCTATAATCTTATTAGTGTGAGTGACCCTACTATTCTCAAGATGGGAATCATAAGAATTGGCGGTAGAGGAACATCAAGAAGAGTAGCTGACAAAGAAGAGGACAATTGGTCCGGAACTGCATTCAAAAAGTACAGTGAAGAACAAAAAGAGGCCGCAAAGGACAGATACATCTCAATGGGTCGAGGCACTGCAAAAATAAAGTTCAGTGATGTGACAAGCACAGAGACAAAATCATCCAAAGGAATGTGGGTCGGAACAGGTCGCGGAACTGGCAGAAGAAAGCTAGACTAGCCTACCAATAATAAAAATCAAAAATAAGAAAAGAACAGGACTATCTAAAAGTCCTTACCTTATTTACTACTTTTTTGTGATCATACGCAGAAGTTGTTGTGATAAAGAACAGGTGATTCTTTCCTGCAGGCATTGTGATTCTTTTCACATTACCATATTCTGCCACCACATACTTGCATGCGCCAAGCTTACGTTCTAGCTTTTTTCTTACCTTCCATGCACGGGCTGCGGATTGTAGCGACATTCTGCTTTCCTGTTTTGAGAGAAGCAATTTGACGCGACGTGAACGCTCTGTAAAGAGCACCTTTCCGTTCAGATCACAGATAGTTACAACTCGAATTGATGGACTGAGAGACATTAGTCGCTCAGCTGCTTGTTGAACTTCCATTGGATAAACAGATGGTTAATGATTGATAAAGATTCTGTATTAGATTGCCATTCTTAGCATTGTTGCCAAGTTTCTGTCATGAAGTTTTGATGCATCATATCCTCGGGTGTTGATTTTGTTCGAGATTCTCTTCATCAAAAATACTGCCAGTTTATACAAAATGGACCACATGTAGCTGTTTTGGTTTAGGTCGTACATTTTCAATAATAACGACATCATCCACTGTGAATTTGGATAGTGTTCCCGAATGTATTCTGCCAAGTAATCCTTGGAATTGTTTATTTTGTATTTGATGTGCTCTAGTGTTTCTTGCTCTCTTGCATAACCGGTTTGGTGGATTGATAGTTTGCCATGTTTCATTGCGTGCAAGGCATCGTCCAAGGTGTTCTCGGATTCTATGATGTTGACGCATCGTCCCAGTGTAGATAATACGTGCGAGTCGCTGCCTGCAACTCCTATTTTGTTATGCTGAATTGAGAATTGCGTTGCCTTGGCATTTGATATGACGTCGACATTATTGCTGTTAAAGACCTCTATCATGTCACATTTTTTTGCCTCATCTCTTAGCGCATCAAGCAGGCTAAATGGGTGCGGTGCGCACGAAATTGCGTCCTGCTTTCGTATCTCATCCACTATCTGATCTAGTGGTAGTCCTGCCTTGATTTCCTTGTGAATTCCATATGCTATGACGTGTGCTCCAGTGTCTGTTGTGATTTCTTCTGCCTGAAATACTTGGATTTTTTTGTATTTGGTGTGATCATTTTTGTATTGTAAAATTTGTGAATAGCCATCTAATGTGTTGTGATTTGTAACAAAGATTGCCTCAAGGCCTAGTGCATGAGCACGCTCTAGCTGTTGTGGTATTGTAATATCGCAATCATATGGCGCATCATCTTCACCCACATGAAAGTTTGAAAATGAATTATGGCAGTGCAGTTCTGCTTTGATGTACCCCAAACCAACTCAAATTTTTAGTGCAATGATTATAATCTTTTGTTGGATTATCGGAACAAGTCGGTTTGTTTTGATCGTATGATTTGCGATATTGTGCCAGATGAGGATTCAAAGGAATAATTCCTAATTACTGCAAATGGGCAGTTTGCAGTCTTTTTCATTACAAGTTCTGCTGCGCCACAAAGCTCATCGGTTTGTGCAATTGCCGTAACTCGCAGGATTCTGCCATGGGTATCCTTTTTGCCTTCATAATTCTCAATTGGCAAAATGCCAAAAACACCTATTGCAACATTTGTCTGGCCTTCCCGGAATGGCCTGCCAAAGGTATCAGATATTATGACTGCGACTTTTTTGTGTGATTTCTCCATGATTCCCTGCGCAAAATCTGATGCAGATTTGTCAGGATTTTGCGGAAGCATTGTGGCAAAACCCGGCTTGAGGTTACTCTCATCAACTCCGGAATTTGCGCAGACAAAGCCATGCTTTGTTTCGGTTATTATTATTCCAGATTCCAATCGAACTATTCGGTTTGCCTCAGACAGTATGACTTCGATTAACTTTGGGTCCCGGTTATACTCTGATGCCAGCCCTACAGACAACATGGATGGGATTACCTGAGCAAGCTCGACTTGGCGCCCTTCCTGCTTTGAGATTACTTTTTGGGCAATTACGATAATATCGCCATCCTGAATATCCTTGAATGCAGAGACAAAGAGCCCTACCAAGTCATCGCCCTTTTGGACCTCTTTTTTTATTGGTACGGGAATGACTTGAAGCGACATGGTGTGAGTTGTGGCAATTCTAATTTAACTTCTAGTTTTGTACCGAGTGCGTTTGATTCAAACAAATAATTTTCCAAGATCCTTAGATGATCCTACACCAATACACAATACATGA belongs to Candidatus Nitrosotenuis cloacae and includes:
- a CDS encoding PLP-dependent cysteine synthase family protein → MAKVVLDADTLDRIGNTPLVKLESLSNSKVQYFAKLEGHNPFGSVKDRAAYWMIKDAEEKGKLKRNHTIIIEPTSGNTGIALTGIASLLGYEVEIVIPEKASEETKKIIAKLGAKLYETSDDLCPKVGAGTDQSIALATSIASSRPDKYYSPNQYANEANFMGHYKGTGPEIWKQTEGKVTHFFTGVGTGGTVTGISTFLKEQNPKLKTIGVQPQQNHLIQGLRNFEESAKPDLFLRREKTVDDWITINNETAFAAVREIFAKEKMLVSPSSAAVYAGMKNYHIDEGIVVGIFADDGRKFKSLYAQQKIFSEEEFDANLKQAKNLSKIAYL
- a CDS encoding sulfurtransferase TusA family protein; translated protein: MSATTKKLDARGLFCPEPVFRTKIEVERMQVGETLTVLADDPNAEEDISRWVKRNGHELLSLQKKDAELEFSIKKVK
- a CDS encoding PHP-associated domain-containing protein, producing MGYIKAELHCHNSFSNFHVGEDDAPYDCDITIPQQLERAHALGLEAIFVTNHNTLDGYSQILQYKNDHTKYKKIQVFQAEEITTDTGAHVIAYGIHKEIKAGLPLDQIVDEIRKQDAISCAPHPFSLLDALRDEAKKCDMIEVFNSNNVDVISNAKATQFSIQHNKIGVAGSDSHVLSTLGRCVNIIESENTLDDALHAMKHGKLSIHQTGYAREQETLEHIKYKINNSKDYLAEYIREHYPNSQWMMSLLLKMYDLNQNSYMWSILYKLAVFLMKRISNKINTRGYDASKLHDRNLATMLRMAI
- the cofE gene encoding coenzyme F420-0:L-glutamate ligase, producing the protein MSLQVIPVPIKKEVQKGDDLVGLFVSAFKDIQDGDIIVIAQKVISKQEGRQVELAQVIPSMLSVGLASEYNRDPKLIEVILSEANRIVRLESGIIITETKHGFVCANSGVDESNLKPGFATMLPQNPDKSASDFAQGIMEKSHKKVAVIISDTFGRPFREGQTNVAIGVFGILPIENYEGKKDTHGRILRVTAIAQTDELCGAAELVMKKTANCPFAVIRNYSFESSSGTISQIIRSKQTDLFR